In Bdellovibrionales bacterium, the following proteins share a genomic window:
- the hflX gene encoding GTPase HflX has protein sequence MQDKSNTKNAVLVGIQLPNLSVQDLDGSMRELKGLVTTLGYQVIGQVTQKRKSDRSASILGKGKLKELALWTGGSGEITMMAERKLSKAAVKWEEDYSEDYAEEDAEKENDEKVEGELVLISEQEMGTAQIVVVDTDLSPSQLRNLESAVGVPVLDRTGVIIEIFSRHARTRAARLQVEIAKLTYVAPRLRKTGGGEDRLGGGVGGKGAGESKLELDKRKIRDRIKELKSELASIGNEHQVRQARRGKELTVAIVGYTNAGKSSLMRAMTGSEVLIADKLFATLDTTIRPLYPESRPKILLSDTVGFIKKLPHDLVASFKSTLDEALSASLLLFVVDAADNSFRSQLEVTRKVLAEVGVGDTPSLLVLNKRDRISVAQAAELSKEFPDAVLISTRNQEDLLKLRNRVIAFFETNMSDEDIFVPYTVAGVVGEIRGKMRVLSESYDEAGVTLKVRGTSEDFSRLRKMVTKL, from the coding sequence ATGCAAGATAAATCAAATACAAAAAATGCAGTTCTAGTTGGCATTCAATTGCCAAATCTCAGTGTCCAAGATCTTGATGGCTCCATGCGTGAACTCAAGGGTTTGGTGACGACCTTGGGATACCAGGTCATAGGACAAGTCACACAAAAGAGGAAATCTGATCGATCGGCTTCAATTCTTGGCAAAGGAAAATTAAAGGAACTGGCTCTATGGACTGGGGGTTCGGGCGAAATCACCATGATGGCTGAGCGTAAGCTCAGTAAAGCGGCGGTCAAATGGGAAGAAGATTATTCAGAAGATTATGCAGAAGAAGATGCAGAAAAGGAAAACGACGAGAAAGTTGAGGGAGAGTTAGTCCTGATTTCTGAGCAGGAAATGGGAACCGCCCAAATTGTGGTCGTTGACACGGATCTTTCGCCGTCTCAATTGCGAAATTTGGAAAGCGCAGTCGGTGTTCCTGTTCTTGATCGAACGGGGGTCATCATTGAGATTTTCAGTCGTCATGCACGTACGAGGGCTGCCCGTCTGCAAGTGGAGATTGCAAAACTCACGTACGTGGCTCCGCGGTTGCGAAAAACCGGCGGTGGCGAGGATCGCTTGGGTGGTGGAGTGGGTGGCAAAGGCGCAGGCGAAAGCAAATTGGAACTGGATAAGAGGAAGATTCGTGATCGCATTAAGGAACTAAAATCAGAATTAGCTTCAATCGGCAATGAGCATCAAGTCAGGCAGGCGCGAAGGGGGAAGGAGTTGACGGTTGCAATTGTGGGTTACACCAATGCAGGGAAATCTTCTTTGATGCGAGCGATGACAGGAAGTGAAGTATTAATTGCTGACAAGCTTTTTGCCACCTTGGATACAACAATTCGCCCTTTATACCCCGAAAGTCGTCCGAAGATTCTGTTGTCAGACACGGTGGGATTTATAAAAAAACTGCCCCATGACTTAGTTGCTTCTTTTAAATCCACTTTAGATGAGGCACTCAGTGCCTCTCTTTTGCTTTTTGTGGTTGATGCGGCGGACAATTCTTTTCGTTCTCAGTTGGAAGTAACAAGAAAAGTGTTAGCCGAAGTCGGAGTTGGTGATACGCCAAGTTTGCTGGTCTTGAACAAGAGAGATCGTATTAGCGTGGCGCAGGCTGCGGAGCTTAGCAAGGAGTTTCCCGATGCAGTGCTCATTTCAACTCGAAATCAAGAAGACCTTTTAAAATTGCGAAATCGGGTGATTGCTTTTTTTGAAACAAATATGTCAGATGAGGACATTTTTGTGCCCTACACTGTCGCCGGAGTCGTTGGCGAGATTCGCGGAAAAATGCGAGTTCTGAGCGAGTCCTACGATGAAGCTGGAGTCACACTCAAAGTGAGGGGGACATCCGAGGATTTTTCTAGATTGAGAAAAATGGTGACAAAGCTATAG
- a CDS encoding M3 family metallopeptidase, with the protein MSKKNTNPNESLTNPLLKRSEIRHCAIPFPEIKAGHFLPALKESIAEAKSQIEKVRDRNEPPTFSNTIEALELIGDNVDLTSSIFYNLLNADTSDELQALAEKIGPQLSNYSSDILLDSKLFERVKEVYEMQKGLSQSDLTIEQQTLLENTYLDFTRNGALLTAPQKEKLRAIDEDLSKLSPQFNENVLKATMSFELHIVDEKELDGLPESSIDAAAYAAKEKGKTGWLITLDAPSLVPFLKYSSRREHRETVWRAYHSRCNGGTFDNLELIKKIVNLRFERAVLLGYKTHADFVLRRRMAKSSERVHQFLDKLLKASKSAAEKELANVTSLALNMGGPAQLMPWDFSYYAEKYKISLFDFNEEQLRPYFQLERVIKGVFEHARLLYGLQFKETVEFPVYHKDVKVFEVSKERTGEFMGLFYADFFPRPTKKGGAWMTNYYQQGMFENKMMRPHVGIVCNFTKPTKKKPSLLSLDEVETLFHEFGHALHSLLSRCHYRSISGTNVFWDFVELPSQIMENWVSEKQALDLFAVHYETGDKMPEIFSKKIKDSVKFLAGFNSLRQLNFCILDFSWHDLDPRNISDVSQHEEAATAKCRLLPHIKGSLSSTSFSHIFGGGYSAGYYSYKWAEVLDADAFEYFKEKGLFDSTVSELFEKNILSKGGSEDPMELYKRFRGREPDPNALLRKLGLI; encoded by the coding sequence ATGAGCAAGAAAAATACGAATCCAAATGAAAGTTTGACCAATCCTCTTCTGAAGCGATCCGAGATTAGGCATTGCGCCATTCCTTTTCCGGAGATAAAGGCTGGACATTTTCTTCCGGCCCTCAAGGAGAGCATAGCCGAGGCTAAATCTCAGATTGAGAAGGTTCGCGATCGAAACGAGCCACCGACTTTCTCAAATACAATCGAAGCCTTAGAATTGATTGGCGACAATGTCGATCTGACTTCGTCTATTTTTTACAACCTCCTCAACGCCGATACAAGTGACGAACTACAGGCTTTGGCTGAAAAAATTGGGCCCCAGCTTTCAAATTACTCCAGCGATATTTTGCTCGATTCTAAACTCTTTGAGAGGGTAAAAGAAGTCTATGAAATGCAAAAAGGGCTGTCTCAGAGTGATCTTACAATTGAGCAGCAAACTCTTCTGGAGAACACTTATCTTGACTTTACGAGGAATGGCGCACTCCTGACAGCTCCCCAAAAGGAAAAACTTCGCGCAATAGACGAAGACTTGTCGAAGCTTTCTCCTCAATTTAATGAGAATGTTCTCAAAGCAACCATGAGTTTTGAACTACATATTGTTGATGAAAAGGAGTTAGATGGGTTGCCAGAGTCATCTATCGATGCAGCCGCATACGCTGCGAAAGAAAAGGGCAAAACTGGATGGCTCATCACTCTCGATGCTCCAAGCCTTGTTCCCTTTTTAAAGTATTCTAGCCGCCGCGAGCACCGTGAAACTGTCTGGCGGGCCTATCATTCCCGTTGCAATGGGGGGACCTTTGACAATTTGGAACTCATCAAAAAAATTGTAAATTTGAGGTTCGAAAGAGCAGTCCTCCTTGGGTACAAGACTCACGCCGACTTCGTGTTACGTCGACGTATGGCGAAGAGCTCAGAAAGGGTTCATCAGTTCCTCGACAAACTTCTTAAGGCATCAAAGTCGGCAGCAGAAAAGGAATTGGCCAATGTTACGTCTCTGGCCCTTAATATGGGTGGTCCCGCTCAGCTGATGCCATGGGATTTCTCTTACTATGCCGAAAAGTATAAGATCTCCCTTTTTGATTTTAATGAGGAGCAACTTCGTCCTTATTTTCAGCTGGAAAGGGTTATCAAAGGGGTTTTCGAACATGCCCGTCTCCTCTACGGCCTGCAATTTAAAGAGACAGTAGAATTCCCCGTTTACCACAAAGATGTAAAGGTGTTTGAAGTCAGCAAAGAGAGAACTGGAGAGTTCATGGGACTTTTCTACGCTGATTTTTTTCCTCGTCCCACCAAGAAAGGTGGAGCCTGGATGACCAATTATTATCAACAGGGAATGTTCGAGAACAAGATGATGCGCCCACACGTTGGAATTGTGTGCAACTTTACAAAACCCACAAAGAAAAAGCCCAGTTTGCTTAGCCTTGATGAAGTTGAAACGCTCTTTCATGAATTCGGCCATGCGCTTCATTCTCTTCTCTCACGCTGCCACTACAGAAGCATTTCTGGAACCAATGTTTTTTGGGATTTTGTCGAGCTTCCATCACAAATTATGGAAAATTGGGTCTCCGAAAAGCAGGCTCTTGATCTTTTTGCCGTTCATTACGAAACGGGGGATAAAATGCCAGAGATCTTTTCAAAAAAGATCAAGGACTCTGTCAAATTTTTGGCCGGATTCAATTCCCTTCGCCAATTGAATTTTTGTATTTTGGATTTTTCGTGGCATGACCTTGACCCCAGAAATATATCAGACGTAAGCCAACATGAAGAAGCAGCGACAGCGAAATGTCGACTTTTGCCTCATATAAAGGGCTCCCTCTCTTCAACCTCCTTTTCGCACATATTTGGCGGTGGTTATTCGGCGGGCTACTATTCTTATAAATGGGCAGAGGTGCTAGACGCAGATGCCTTTGAGTATTTCAAAGAAAAGGGCTTATTCGACTCCACCGTCAGTGAGCTTTTCGAAAAAAATATTCTTTCTAAAGGAGGAAGCGAAGATCC